One segment of Myotis daubentonii chromosome 11, mMyoDau2.1, whole genome shotgun sequence DNA contains the following:
- the DIRAS2 gene encoding GTP-binding protein Di-Ras2: MPEQSNDYRVAVFGAGGVGKSSLVLRFVKGTFRESYIPTVEDTYRQVISCDKSICTLQITDTTGSHQFPAMQRLSISKGHAFILVYSITSRQSLEELKPIYEQICEIKGDVESIPIMLVGNKCDESPSREVESSEAEALARRWKCAFMETSAKLNHNVKELFQELLNLEKRRTVSLQIDGKKSKQQKRKEKLKGKCVVM; this comes from the coding sequence ATGCCAGAACAGAGCAACGACTACCGGGTGGCCGTGTTCGGAGCAGGTGGCGTCGGCAAGAGCTCCCTGGTCCTGAGGTTTGTGAAGGGCACGTTCCGGGAGAGCTACATCCCCACCGTGGAGGACACCTACCGGCAGGTCATCAGCTGCGACAAGAGCATCTGCACGCTGCAGATCACGGACACCACCGGCAGCCACCAGTTCCCTGCCATGCAGCGGCTGTCCATCTCCAAGGGACACGCCTTCATCCTGGTGTACTCCATCACCAGCCGGCAGTCCCTGGAGGAGCTCAAGCCCATCTACGAACAAATCTGCGAGATCAAAGGGGACGTGGAGAGCATCCCCATCATGCTGGTGGGGAACAAGTGTGACGAGAGCCCGAGCCGCGAGGTGGAGAGCAGCGAGGCGGAGGCGCTGGCCCGCCGGTGGAAGTGCGCCTTCATGGAGACCTCGGCCAAGCTCAACCACAACGTGAAGGAGCTCTTCCAGGAGCTGCTCAACCTGGAGAAGCGCAGGACCGTGAGCCTCCAGATCGACGGGAAGAAGAGCAAGCagcagaagaggaaagagaagctCAAGGGCAAGTGCGTGGTCATGTGA